The following proteins are encoded in a genomic region of Grus americana isolate bGruAme1 chromosome 5, bGruAme1.mat, whole genome shotgun sequence:
- the ERH gene encoding enhancer of rudimentary homolog, producing the protein MSHTILLVQPTKRPEGRTYADYESVNECMEGVCKMYEEHLKRMNPNSPSITYDISQLFDFIDDLADLSCLVYRADTQTYQPYNKDWIKEKIYVLLRRQAQQASK; encoded by the exons ATG tctcACACAATTCTACTTGTCCAGCCTACCAAGAGGCCAGAAGGCAGAACATATGCTGATTATGAATCAGTCAATGAGTGCATGGAAG GAGTCTGTAAAATGTATGAAGAGCATCTGAAGAGAATGAATCCCAACAGTCCATCCATTACATATGATATCAGCCAATTGTTTGACTTCATTGATGACTTGGCAGACCTCAGCTGTCTTGT ttACCGTGCTGATACTCAGACATACCAACCGTACAATAAAGACTGGATAAAGGAGAAGATCTACGTCCTCCTTCGCAGGCAGGCccagcaagcaagcaaataa